The genomic window CCAATTTTTCGATTAAAGCCGCCTCACCTCCCGCAAAAGCCGCTTTTACCTGTTCGGCTACCACCTGATTAGCTTGCCCGGCCTCACGCTCGGCTAAATTTTCACCCACACAAAGGATAACTCCTAAATCGTGCTTGCGGGCCAACTTAAGCTTAGCATTAACGCTGCTATCGCTTTCGTTGTAATATTGCCGGCGTTCACTGTGCCCAACTATCACACTAAGCACGCCCAGCTCTTTTAAAGCCAGCACCGATACCTCGCCGGTATAAGCGCCGTCTTCGTGGGCCGCCATATTTTGGGCGGCCACATAAATATTACTGTCTTTAGCAATATTACTGTCTTTAGCGGCTTGCAGCACCGCCGGCAAAGCCACAAAACTAGGAGCTACCACCACCATATTAGTGGTATTACTTACTAAAGGCATTAAACTTTGCATAAAAGCCACTGCCTCGCTTGGGGTTTTATTAAGCTTCCAGTTACCGGCAATAATTTTTTTACGCATTTAAATAAATCTCCTTTAGTACCCACTATATTGGTTATATAATTGCACAATTTTACTATTTGGTCAAGCAGCTTTTTTTTAAAAAAGAGATTGTCGTGTTTTTTAGCCCTTTCCCTCTTGCTTAACTTTAATAAAAAATGTAAGATAACACGAGTGTTAATAAACACGGGCCGTTAGCTCAGTTGGTAGAGCAACAGACTCTTAATCTGTGGGTCGCAGGTTCGAACCCTGCACGGCTCAATTAATAAATTTTTATTTAGCTGCAATTATCAAATTGGAATAATTTATTTATATTCTAAATCACCCTTAAATATAATAGGAATAAGCAAAACTCTCCGGCGGAAAGTTTTGCTTATAAAAAAAGAGTCTTGTATAAAAAATTAATTAGTGCAGGCGGGAAGCATAAATTTTTCTAATAATTTTACTTTATCACTCACACTACCGGCCTCGTTATCACCAAAAGCTTCAAATTCTTTGCCGCCAATCTCCATCGCTCTGTCAAAGGTTTGGCCAAATTTTTCCTCGCCATATTTTTTTATAAATATGGCACAAGCTTTAGCAAACTTTTCTACGCTATAAAAACCTTTCTCACAATCTTCTAGCTCATTACATAAGTAGCAGCCTTCTAGGTCTTTTTCTTGGGCACATTTAACATTGGGGCAAACTTTCTCTTGATTAGCGGTAGCGTACGAGCACCAATTATAGCCGCTGCGGCAGCCGCCACAACGCTCGGTATAAGGACAATAATCGCAATGCAACCCGCAAACCGAGCGCGGATTTAACCCCACACGTGCTTTTTTAGCCATTTCAGCAACCAAAGTCTTACAATGTTCTATCCTAGCTCCATTATCGCCTTGTTCTTTATCAAAGGCATATTTATTAAGAATTTTGCAAGGAAAATCTAAACATTCACCACAAAAGCGCACATCTTTAGCAATAGCACACTGAGCAACTTCACACTCTCCACCGGCAGATGACCAAAAAGGTTTGCCCTCACTAGCAATACAACCTTTACAACCATGTTTTTCTTTATAATCACACTCGGCACATTTTAAACCACAATAACTATCAAACATATTTTCTCCTTTGTAGCATTATAACAAAATTATCGACTAAATATAATATAGTCTTTATTTTATAGCTTTCTTTTTAATAGGAAAAAGCAAATCTAATTGCATATCACCTTGCCCGCTAAAGTGCTCTTCAAGGCAATGGTCCATATCGTCTTCGCAAGGCGAGCAGCGGATAGCCTGCCAATCACTTTCATAGTGCGCGCTGGCCTCTATCCACTTGTTAAGCAGAGTCCAGTGGTCAAAATCGCCCATTTTAATGGCATGGGCTGCGTATAAACCTCCGTTAAAGCTGCGTTTTACATAAGGTGGCGGTACGTCTATATGGGACGGAATGGTAACCCACATTTGGTATTTATGCGAATTTTCACCAACAGCCGTTGCTCCCTGTGAACAATCAAAACCAAAATAACGTATATCGGGTTTAATTTGATGTAAGTTATTTTTTTTAACAAAATTATCCAAAAGCTCAATGGCTTTATCTTCACAATTATCTCCGGCAGCACTCACAGCGGCTACGATTAGTGGCGGTAAATAAATTACTCTAACATCGGTTAACTTACTTAACTTTTTATCGGCCTCATTTAATTTTTCCATCGCTAAATTATCCTTAACATTTTTAAGTTGATTATCAGGAAAAGAGAGCGAACCGATAACGGTAAGTGTTTCTTCACTAAAAGGCAAGCGGGTAGCTAAATTGATAGTAGTTTTATCATTTATCTCCTTAACAAACCTATTTAAAATAGCTTTAATCGTAGAAAGAGCCGTAATTTCTTTATCAAGCCGGCTTATATTTTGCTGTAGCACCAAAGTTATTTGGCGGGCTTCATCATTATTAACTATCTCAATTATCTCTTTTACAGAAATACGTAATTTACGCAAGATAATTATTAATTTAAGATTATTTAGAGCATTTTCATCGTAAACTCTGTAAGCGTAATCATTTTTGCGCAAGCTTTTTATTAAACCAACTTGCTCGTAATAACGCAGCATACGCGCCGAAATACCGTAATCTTTAGCTACTTTAGTTATGGCTAATAGCTCCATCTTAACCTTTGCCCCCCTTTCTTAACTTTACTATAAAGTACGACACGGTGTCAAAGTCAATGGTTTTAATGAAATATTTTTGACTACTTTTTATTTTATTGATTATCTACAAGTCTTCTATTTTGTAGTTATTAAACCCCTCGTAGTGGTAGCTGGTATCAATCCCTTTCATGTAAACGGCACGCTCATCACTCGGGGTAACCAAAGCTTTTTTTAATAAATATTTAATTTCGGTATCTTTTATCGGGCTGCGTTCCATCGCCAGCAAGTAATCGGTTTTGTCTATTTTATCCCAATCCACCACTTGTTTAATTTCTTGTTTAAAAATTAAATCCAACCATATCCGCATTGTACGGCCGTTACCCTCTCTAAAAGGGTGGGCAATGTTCATTTCTACATATTTTTGCACAATTTCATCAAAATTCCTCTGCGGCATTGCATCGATATGTTTAAGCGAACTATCTAAATACATTAAAGGGGCAAATCTAAAACTGCCTTTAGCAATATTTACCTTACGTTGCTCACCGGCAAAGTTATAAATATCGGTAAATAAAAATTTATGCAACCGGCATAACCCCTTAAAAGTGCCTACTTCTACCCGGTTAATAGCCCCGCTATCAAAAAGCTCCTTAGCCTTTTGCTTGCTTAACCTTTCTTCGGCCCGCTGCAAATCGGCCTGATTAGTTATACCAAGTTTATTATCTAAAAGCATAGTACCTCGTTTGCTTTAAGCTGATTAATCTTTGTTAAGTTCTTGCCATAAATCGTTGGCTATCGCACTGCCTATAGCAGCCGGCTTAATATAATAACTATCTTTAACAGGAAAAACAGTTTCGGTTTGCTCCGTTTTACCTAGCTGCCACAAAGTAAGTAAATCATCGCCGCGTGTTAAAGACATCGCCCCTTGTGCATATAAATTATTTACACCATTAATATCATCGTTAAGCATACCGCTTAGCACAAACACATCACGGCCATTCTCTAAGGCAAAATCGGCGGTAATCATCGCTCCGCTGCGGACGGGAGCATCGGCCACCAGCACACCGCGGCTAAGGCCGGCCACAATACGGTTGCGGGCCGGAAAGTTTTGCCGGTACGGCGGGGTATCGGGTTCGTACTCGCTTAACAGTAAGCCGCCGCTATCAATTATTTGGGCCGCTAAATTTTTTTGCGAACTGGGATAGATATTGTTAAACCCACTGCCCAGCACAGCGATGGTATGGGCCTTAACCGCTAAAGCGGCCCGATGAGCCACCCCATCAATCCCCACCGCTAAGCCCGAAACTATACTATCAAGGCCACCGGCGCATTCCCGCACAAAAAAAGCCGTTTGCTGTTTACCCTCTAGGCTGGGGTGGCGCGTGCCCACTACCGCTAAGTTAGCGTCGTCTTGAGCGGGCCAATGCCCCCAACTGTAAAGCACAAAAGGTGGGTCGTAAATATTCGCTAAAGTTTTAGGATAACGTTCATCAAAGCGTGAAATTACTTTGATACCTCTATTTTGCAGGCCATTGGCTAAATTTAAAGCCATATCATAAAAGCTGGCCCCGTCAAAATTTGCCAGCCGTTCATTACGTGTTTTGGTAAATTTAAGGCCAATATCCAAATTAAATAAATCGTTTACTCGCAATTTTTTAAAGCTATCGGTATCTTTAATAAAAACAGCCAGCACATATTTTTCCAACGGGTTAAGCAGAGGGATTAAACTAATGGCTAACGCCAGCAAATTATCCATTTATCTTCCTTTAACGCATAGCGGCTAAGGCCGTCTCGCGGTTGGCCCTAGCCCGTGCCACCACAGCTTCGTCACTGCTGGTAGCTATAATATTATTAAGCAAGGTGGCCGCCTCATTAAAGTTGCCCAGTCCGGCCGCCACATGGGCCTGCACAAACATGAGCTCGGTATTGGGGCGCACCTGCGGCACAAGACGGTTTAAAACGGCCCTAGCCGCCGGAAAATCTTCAAAAAAGTAGGCGTAAGTGATAGCTAAAGCATATAAAGCATCTAAATGATTTTCATTAAGCTGCACCGCTACCTCCAGCGAGCGTTTAGCCTCCGTACGGTTTTGCCAAATTAGCTCATCATTCGTATGGGTTAAGGCTACCTGCCCCAAAGCTAAGGCGCGCTGATAATGTAAGTTAGCATTAAATGGGTCTATCTCGATGGCACGGGTAAAAGCACGGGCAGCATCGGCATACATAAAACTTTCCATAAATCTAAGCCCTAACATAGTTTGCGTGCGTGATAGCCGTAGGTTACGGTCGATAATATCATCGATGGCAGCAATTTGCCGGTTAATTTCGGCCGTTAAACGTTCAATTTCGGCGCTATTATCGATACGCGCCGCCTCGTTGGCTAGCTCCAATCGCTCACGCTGGCCCCACTCGCGCAAACTGCCGATGGGCTCGGCATCACGGGGGAAAAGCTCTTCCCGCATAGGGTTACGGCAAGCAAGCAAAGTTAAGACGGCAAGGGCCATTAATAAATAGTTCATCTTTAATTTTTACCATAAAATTTGTTTAATGACTACTCCCCATCGGTATTACGGGGGTGATGTTTATGGTGCACCTCCGCCAGTTCTTTATGGTTAAGATGCGTATAAATCTCGGTAGTAGTTAAATTAGCATGGCCCAAAAGCTCTTGCACCACCCGCAAATCGGCCCCGCCGGCCAACAGATGAGTGGCAAAACTATGGCGCAAGGTGTGGGTTTTGCTGGTAACGCCGCTGGCCAGCTCCAGCTGCTGTAATTTAAACCATATTCCTTTACGGCTTAAGCGGTTACCGTTAAAGTTTAAAAATAAAGCGTTGCCGCTGCCCATTTTTTTTAAGGCCGGCCGGCCGGTGGTTAAGTAAGTTTTTAATTTAGCAAAAGCCAGCTCGCCCAATGGGACTACCCGCTCTTTGTCGCCTTTACCTACCACCCTAATTAAACCTTCGTTAAAAAATATATCGTTAATATTTAGGCCAACGGCCTCGCTTACGCGCAAACCGGCGCTGTAAATTAACTCGAAGAGGGCCTCATCACGCAGCTGCAAAGTTGGGTTAGCGTTGGCTTCGCCGGCCAGCAGGGTATCTACCTCTGCTACTTCCAGCGCCTCTACCTTAGCCTTATATAATTTAGGCCGCCGTAAATTTTTAACCGGGTTATCACCAATCAAATTGTTACGTATTAAATATTTATAAAAAGAGCTTAAAGCGCTTATTTTTTTGGCTAAGGTAGCCGGCCGGTAACTATTTTGATAGAGGTATTCCTCTATATCCAATAAAGTTATTGTTTGATAATTAAACCCCTTGTCGCTGCAATAGGCTAAAAAATGGCTAAGCTCGCGCCTGTAAACCTCAACGGTGGCAATACTTTTAGTTTGTACTAAAGTAATGTGTTGTATGTAATTATCAATTATTACCATAAATTGGCAGTTAAAGTAAGTATCACAAAAAAGATTAATCCGGCAGTTATGTAACCTATTAATAATTTATTACTTAATTTCATTTTCATTTTAAATTTATCCCTTTTTAGTCAATTTCGGCTTCGGTAAGGCGCACATAACTTAAAAACCACAAAAATACGCAGCTAACCGCCCAAAATATTTGATTTATCCAAATACTGTCATCAAAGACAATAAATATATCAAACCAAACGAAGCTGTCAAAGTTGCTAAAGTATAATAACGGCAAGCTAAAAAAGTAAAGGATAGTTGAGGCGGCAATACCTATTAAAAAAACTTTAAGTAAAGCCCGTTTTTTAAAGATGGTACCGGCAAAGAGCAAAGTTGATTGAAACATTAACGCCCTTAAAGTACCGTCAAGATAACGCCACTCCCATATCTGACTATTCTCGTAATCCCAAGACCTAATATTATCACTGCCCGAGGCAATCACAAAAGCTATCTCTTTTACCAGCGAGGCAAATAACAGCACCACAACCAGTACTAACGGCAGCACGATTAAAGTAAAAAATAAGGCCATAGCCATTTTTTCTAACGCCGTTACCGGCAGCAATAAGTTATTAACATCTTTATACCTGCTAAAAAAACTAGCGGTGTAATGAAAATAAAAAGCGATAATTCCAAACCAAGTAGCTCCAATCAACAAACCAAAACTTTGTGTTAGCAAAAAGATAACCACCGGGATAGCCAGCAAAACCAATAAAGCGGTACGGTAGTTGGTAAAATCGTTAAAAAGCTGCAAGCGGCACAACTTAACAAAGCGGTTAAAATTAAATTGTAAATGATTTTTTAAAACAAGCATTTTACACTCCCTTTCGGCTGGTAATATTAAAATTACCCTTTAAAGCCTCTTCAATAGCCGCACTGTTAGTGAGCAAAGCATTAAAGATAAACTCTACCGTAACCCGCTCACCTTTATTACTAGGCGGCCCCTGCATAAGACAGCTGTAACTGGTAGCCGTTTGCTCGCTGTAT from Spirochaetaceae bacterium includes these protein-coding regions:
- a CDS encoding triose-phosphate isomerase; the protein is MRKKIIAGNWKLNKTPSEAVAFMQSLMPLVSNTTNMVVVAPSFVALPAVLQAAKDSNIAKDSNIYVAAQNMAAHEDGAYTGEVSVLALKELGVLSVIVGHSERRQYYNESDSSVNAKLKLARKHDLGVILCVGENLAEREAGQANQVVAEQVKAAFAGGEAALIEKL
- a CDS encoding DUF3795 domain-containing protein, which translates into the protein MFDSYCGLKCAECDYKEKHGCKGCIASEGKPFWSSAGGECEVAQCAIAKDVRFCGECLDFPCKILNKYAFDKEQGDNGARIEHCKTLVAEMAKKARVGLNPRSVCGLHCDYCPYTERCGGCRSGYNWCSYATANQEKVCPNVKCAQEKDLEGCYLCNELEDCEKGFYSVEKFAKACAIFIKKYGEEKFGQTFDRAMEIGGKEFEAFGDNEAGSVSDKVKLLEKFMLPACTN
- a CDS encoding effector binding domain-containing protein is translated as MELLAITKVAKDYGISARMLRYYEQVGLIKSLRKNDYAYRVYDENALNNLKLIIILRKLRISVKEIIEIVNNDEARQITLVLQQNISRLDKEITALSTIKAILNRFVKEINDKTTINLATRLPFSEETLTVIGSLSFPDNQLKNVKDNLAMEKLNEADKKLSKLTDVRVIYLPPLIVAAVSAAGDNCEDKAIELLDNFVKKNNLHQIKPDIRYFGFDCSQGATAVGENSHKYQMWVTIPSHIDVPPPYVKRSFNGGLYAAHAIKMGDFDHWTLLNKWIEASAHYESDWQAIRCSPCEDDMDHCLEEHFSGQGDMQLDLLFPIKKKAIK
- a CDS encoding Fic family protein, with product MLLDNKLGITNQADLQRAEERLSKQKAKELFDSGAINRVEVGTFKGLCRLHKFLFTDIYNFAGEQRKVNIAKGSFRFAPLMYLDSSLKHIDAMPQRNFDEIVQKYVEMNIAHPFREGNGRTMRIWLDLIFKQEIKQVVDWDKIDKTDYLLAMERSPIKDTEIKYLLKKALVTPSDERAVYMKGIDTSYHYEGFNNYKIEDL
- the dprA gene encoding DNA-processing protein DprA; the protein is MDNLLALAISLIPLLNPLEKYVLAVFIKDTDSFKKLRVNDLFNLDIGLKFTKTRNERLANFDGASFYDMALNLANGLQNRGIKVISRFDERYPKTLANIYDPPFVLYSWGHWPAQDDANLAVVGTRHPSLEGKQQTAFFVRECAGGLDSIVSGLAVGIDGVAHRAALAVKAHTIAVLGSGFNNIYPSSQKNLAAQIIDSGGLLLSEYEPDTPPYRQNFPARNRIVAGLSRGVLVADAPVRSGAMITADFALENGRDVFVLSGMLNDDINGVNNLYAQGAMSLTRGDDLLTLWQLGKTEQTETVFPVKDSYYIKPAAIGSAIANDLWQELNKD
- a CDS encoding tyrosine recombinase encodes the protein MVIIDNYIQHITLVQTKSIATVEVYRRELSHFLAYCSDKGFNYQTITLLDIEEYLYQNSYRPATLAKKISALSSFYKYLIRNNLIGDNPVKNLRRPKLYKAKVEALEVAEVDTLLAGEANANPTLQLRDEALFELIYSAGLRVSEAVGLNINDIFFNEGLIRVVGKGDKERVVPLGELAFAKLKTYLTTGRPALKKMGSGNALFLNFNGNRLSRKGIWFKLQQLELASGVTSKTHTLRHSFATHLLAGGADLRVVQELLGHANLTTTEIYTHLNHKELAEVHHKHHPRNTDGE